The bacterium HR17 DNA window ATCTTGCCGCAAGTCGCTAGCCTGGCTTACCACGCTTCGCCGGCGAACCGCTGGGACGTGTTGTTGCTCCCTTACGCCCCTGACTGGCTCGTTTTGACCGACCGCGTCGCCGCACGGGGATTTTACGAAGGCGCCGGTGGCGTCATCCCTTGGGCTGCGTGGAGCCGACCGCTGATGTTTTGGACACCGCTGGGTGCGGCGCTGGTTCTCGCTACCGCATGCACGGCAGCGTTGGTGCGCCGGCAGTGGACGGACTATGAGCATTTTGTCTTCCCGCTGGTGCAGCTGCCAGCGGAACTGGTTCAATCGCCAGTAAAAGGATGGTGTCCCCCACTGATGACGCAACCGGCTTTTTGGTGTGGGTTTGGTGCGTCGGCGCTTTTTCACACGCTCTGTGGGCTGAACGCTTACTACCCTGCGATACCAGCGCCGCAGCGAGTGCGCCGGTTGGGTGACTACTTGACAGGCTTTCCGTGGGACGCTATCGCAGGCACTTTTGTGAACATCTACCCCGCCGCTATCGGATTGACCTACTTGCTAACGAGCGACATCGCCTTTAGCCTTTGGTTCTTTTACCTGTTGGAACGCTTGCAGCAGGTAGTGTTCGCCTACTACGGTTGGACAGGGTTAGGCTATTCGGCGACGGATTTTGTGCAGTATCAGCAGGTCGGGGCAGTGCTGGGCTTGCTGTCAGTCATCGTCTACGCGGGACGGACGCATTGGCGGCAGGTCGTCGCGGCAGCGGTGAAATGGCGTCGGCGGTCGGACGGTGCCGCTCACGAGGATACCGATGAACCGCTGCCCTACACCGCCGCCGTGTGGGGAGGTATTGCCAGCGCCGGGTTCATTTGCGTCTGGCTGATGGCGCGGGGCGTTTCAGGGTTGTTGGCCGTCACTTTTGTCGCTATGACGCTGGGTTTTTATGTAGCGGCAGCGTGGATCGCCAGCAACAGCGGATTGCTGATGGTGCAGATGCGGATTTTGCCCCACGACCCTGTTTGGGCGTTGCTGGGTTCGCGACGGTTTTCGCCTCGCGATGTGATCGTGTCGTTCCTGTTGCAGGAAGCCTTTGCCTACGACTTGCGGGAGACGCTCATGCCCTCGTTGCTGAACGCGATGAAGATGGCGGACATGGCAAAGTTATCGCGGCGGCAAGTGATGGCGTGGGGCATGGGACTCATCGCGCTATCGGTGCCCGTAGCGCTGTGGATGTGGCTGCGGTTGTGCTACACCTACGGTGGGGTCAACTTGGAACCGTCCACTTTTCAATGGCACGCTTTTCACCCTTATTTGCTCACGGTGCAGGCGATAGACCCCGGGCTCCAGCCCAATGCGGTGCGAGCGACAGGTATGGCAGCGGGGTTCGCCGTGTTCGTGGGCAGTTTCGCCTTGCGGTGGCGCATAGCCCATTTCCCGCTGCACCCGATCGGGCTGGTTGTCTGCCGCGGATGGGCGATGGAAAACTTTTGGCTGATGGTGTTGGTCGGTTGGACGCTGAAAGGGTTGACCGTGCGCTATGGCGGATTGCAGGCGTATCGCCGTGGTCGCCCGTTGTTTTTGGGGCTCATTTTGGGCGACCTGACGATGGGAGGCGTGTTCGGTGCGCTTGGCGCTATCACACGGCGTGGCTATGTCGTGTTGCCGTGAAGGAGGCGTTAGTCGGTGACGCTGGGCATCGCGTTTGTCATCTTCTGGTCGGCGGTGATTTTGATTGCTGCGGCGGTGGCACTCAGCGCCGCCGTGCGGTGGCTACAAGGGTGGTTAAACGCCCCGGAAGAACCGCCGCTGCCGCCCCCTAATTGTGTGGGGGCAGAATGTGTCGTCTGGCAATTTGCCGACCGGTTCGTGGACGCTGTGCCCAAAGCCGAAGTGCCCGAATGGAAACGCCACCGCTATACCGAAATCAACGATGGCAAGTTGGCACTGACCCAGCAATTGGCAGAAGCCATGCTGTTAGCCGCCTTAGCAGACTTGTGGCAGCGTGGCTGTTTGCAACTGCGGGTGCAACCGAAGTCACCAGACCCTTTTGACCCCCACAGTTTGGACTACGAAGTATGGGTGAAACTCAGCGACGCTACACCGTTGACCCCTTTAGGACGCAGTTTGCGGGTCGGTTTCCGGCAAGCGACGCGCCCCGTGTGGTTATTGCGCGAAGCGCGCGACGAAGCCGCATTGGAAGACTTGGTGGAGTTCGCTTTGCGTGAAGTTCGCCGATGTTTGGGTTGGCGCCAAGCCTCTCGCAGCAGCGCCGAAAATTTGGTGCGTTACATCGCCCATTTCGGACGCCAACATCGCGCCGACGAAAACGCCGTCGGTGCCGTCAAAGACGCCATATCCGCGTTGCGGTCGCGCGACCCACATTTAGCCCAAGCGTTGCAGAACGCTTTGGGCTACACCCTGCTAGCGCTGCGCCGGTTGGAACCAGACCGCGACGAATGGGGCTTGTGAAGCCCTCCCCGCATGGCAGCGCCTCCCTGCAATGGCAGCGATATGGTAGAGCAGGCCGTCCTGAGGTTGTCAGGTCGGCTGCCAAAGGATTTCGCCCCGAAACACCTCGGCAGCGGGGCCGGTCATCAACACGGTGCCGTCCGATTGCCAATGGATATCCAGCGTGCCGCCGGGCAAATGAACGCGGGCGCGTCGGTCTACCCGCTTGGTACGCACCGCAGCGACTAACGCCGCACAAGCGCCGGTGCCGCACGCCAGCGTTGCGCCGGCTCCGCGTTCCCAGACACGCACCCGCAACTCATGAGGGGAGATAACTTGAACGAACTCCACATTGGTGCGTTGAGGGAAAGCGGGATGGTGTTCAATGAGAGGACCGACCCGCTCTATGGGGATCGTGGCTACATCGTCCACAAAGACGACGCAATGCGGGTTGCCCATAGACACGACCGTCACTGTGAGGGTGCCGACTTCGTCCACAGGCAAAGGCACTTCCACCGCTTCGTTGCCGTTGCCCAGCGTCGTCGGGACGCGGGCAGGGTCAAAAATCGGGGCGCCCATATCCACTGACACCGCGACAGCGCGTCCGTTGTCAGTGTGCACTTGCACCGTTTTAACGCCAGCTTTCGTCGCCACGCGCACCCATCGGTCTTTGGCGTAGTCGCGGTCATAAAACCACTTGGCGGCGCAGCGGATGCCGTTCCCACACATTTCCGCTTCACTACCGTCAGGGTTGAAGATGCGCATTTGAAAGTCGGCGAGCGTCGTCGGTAGAACCCAAATCACACCATCGGCACCGATCCCGAAATGACGGTCACAGGCAAAGCGCGCAAACGCCGCCAACCGGTCTTCCGAAAGGGGCAACCCGTCTAACGCCCCGATGACCACAAAGTCGTTCCCCAACCCGTGCATTTTAGTGAAAGTTAGCGCGACCGCTTCGTCCATCTGCCTCACCGCCTATTGCTCTAAAGTGCCCGCCGGCTCCTTTGCTGTCGCGCGGCGGGGGCGCTTGAGGCGTTGGGCATGGGCTTGTTGCTTGGCTTGCTCGGCTTGCTGCGCTTCCGCAATCAACCGCCCAATCACATCGCCCACCGGACGCAACGGGTCAACATACAAGATGCCGTGCTTGAAAATCAACACCTGTTTGTTGGTGCCTTCCAGTTCCAAAGCGATGGTGTAAGTGTCAAAGCCGCGCACGATGCCGCGCAGCTGCATACCCGTGAAAAAATGCACCGCAATCGGGACGCGTTCACGACGCAGAAAATTCAGGTAGCCGTCTTGGACCTTGACTTTTGGCTCCTTGTTGTTCACTGCCCTGCCCTCCTTATCCGTTGTATGTTGTCCATCTCCGAGCAGCCCAATACCTGTAACCGCTCCCAGCCGCTTAGACGGTCACCGCTATGCACAGTTGGGGAAAAGCACGCGCTTAATTGTAGCGTGCGATAGGCTGTCGCGATTCAGCGCAATAAGGTTAGCACAGTTTCTGCGATTTGCGCCGTTGATTTATCCGTCGTGCCCACCCAACGCACATACGGGCGCCGCTTTAGCCAATACCACTGCCGTTTGGCAAAGGCTTTGGCGCGGCGCAAGTATTCACGCTGCCCTTGCTCCAGCGTCCAATGCCCCAAGACAACTTGAACGAATTCGCGATAACCCAACGAGCGCAGCGATTTCAACGCCGGCGAATAGCCCTGTTCCAACAGCCACTGAATTTCGTCTAACCAACCTTGCGCCAACAAACGGTGCATGCGGTGTTCAAGACGCTGCCACAAATGCAGGCGGTCGCAAATCAACCCGATGACGCGGGCGTCGGGGTAACGGTGCAGCCGGGGCGATTGCCACGCGTCGGACCAAAACGCGGAAATAGGTTTGCCTGTTATTTCAAAGACCTCTAGCGCCCGCACCAACCGCACAAGGTCGTGCGGGTGAATGCGCTGAGCGGCGACAGGGTCAATGGCTCGCAAGCGCCGGTGCAGCGCTGCAGCGCCTTCCGATTCCGCCCACTTTAGCAACCGCTGGCGCACTTCGGGGTTCGGCGGAGCAAGGGGCAAATCCAACCCTTCCAGTAACGCCGAGAGGTAAAGGGTCGTGCCACCGACGACCAACACGGGCTTGCCCCGCCGCCAGATGTCGGCGATGGCTTTTTCTGCGTCAACGACATACTGGGCGACATTGTAAGGTTCATCGGGGTCAACGACATCCAACAAGTGATGGGGCACTTTCGCCCGCTGCTCGGGTGTCGGTTTGGCGGAACCGATGTCCAAGTAGCGATAAACTGCGACGCTGTCGCACGAGACGATTTCGGCGCCCGTCCGCTCGGCGACTTGCAGCGCCACATCGGTTTTGCCGACCGCAGTCGGACCCGTGATAACCCATAGCGGCGGGTGGCTGCTGTTCAGCGTCATCGCATTCACACCTTGCCCCACTAACTGAGTGAAAATTTTTGCGTCAAACTTGTTGTGACGCAAAAATGCCCCCGTTAGGGAGGTGACTGGCTGATGAAGCGATGGCTCTGGAGTGGCGTGGCGCTGGCGGCGTTCGGGCTGGCGCTGTTCGCCCAGCAAGGACAGGCGCCGGACACGGGGCTGAAGGTCGGCGACCCCGTGCCTGCTTACAACCCCATGCATGTCGCCGGTCCTGATAAGGGCACGAACACCTGCCCTGTCTGAAAGTATGGGATGACGCCTCAGGTCCAGATTTTGGTGCATCTGGACCCTGAGGACAACGCCGCCAGTCTGGCGGTGAAGTTGCAAGACCTCATCCGCAAGGTCCGCCAAGGTGGGGCGAAAGCCTACGGGTTCGTTATCTGGACGGACCCCAACGCCAAAGACAAAATCGCCAAACTCGCCGAGGACAAAAAGATTGAGGATATCGCCCTCTGTTACCTGCCCGACAAGCAGCGCGACAACTACCTGAGGCTCCTCAAAATTGAGCCGTCAGAGAAACTGCGCAATGTTATCTTTGTCTACCGTAACAAGCGCCTGACGCACAAGTTCGTCAACTTGGATGCCAAGGACTTCGCGAAAGTCGAAGAGGCAATGAAAGCCGTTATCAGCGCCCAATAGCCGAAGACCACAAAACGCTATACTGTAGGGGCACAGCACCGCTGTGCCCCTACAGTGCTTTCAAGTTTTGCCCTCCCCCTCTTCTGTTTTAAGGTCGTTCGTTGTCCAGTTTTCCGCGTCTCCGTCTCTAGCAACCGTCCGAAAGACTTTCACGAACCCAAAACCCGAAAGATGAACGACCCTTACCTTCTTCGGCACCTCCACCTTCTTGGGCACATTCCCCCTCTATCTCAAAGCCTCGCCCCTTGGCTTGAACAAGTATCGCCTGAAAGGGATCGGTCTCGGTCTGTCCGCAAATGGGCTTGTTGTAGACCCGAAAGGCACAAGGGATGTAGGGCTTCCCCATAAGTCCAGAGCAAAGTCAAAAGGGCAATGCCCTTCGCTACCCTTTGGTGTTTGCCCCTTCAGTGATAGGGCAAAAGTTCCATCTTGTTGGCATCGGGCTTGTGCAATGTGGTTCCCTCTAAGACCAAAAGCCTTTTTCTTTTTCCACGAACGCCTTTGCTTCCTGCCACAACTATTGCCTCCTCTTGACAAGCGGGTCTTTGCGTGCTGTTATTATGACAACGAAGGGGTTCGCAGCCAACTGCGTAACTCTTA harbors:
- the dapF gene encoding Diaminopimelate epimerase codes for the protein MDEAVALTFTKMHGLGNDFVVIGALDGLPLSEDRLAAFARFACDRHFGIGADGVIWVLPTTLADFQMRIFNPDGSEAEMCGNGIRCAAKWFYDRDYAKDRWVRVATKAGVKTVQVHTDNGRAVAVSVDMGAPIFDPARVPTTLGNGNEAVEVPLPVDEVGTLTVTVVSMGNPHCVVFVDDVATIPIERVGPLIEHHPAFPQRTNVEFVQVISPHELRVRVWERGAGATLACGTGACAALVAAVRTKRVDRRARVHLPGGTLDIHWQSDGTVLMTGPAAEVFRGEILWQPT
- the hfq gene encoding RNA-binding protein Hfq, which translates into the protein MNNKEPKVKVQDGYLNFLRRERVPIAVHFFTGMQLRGIVRGFDTYTIALELEGTNKQVLIFKHGILYVDPLRPVGDVIGRLIAEAQQAEQAKQQAHAQRLKRPRRATAKEPAGTLEQ
- the miaA gene encoding tRNA dimethylallyltransferase, giving the protein MTLNSSHPPLWVITGPTAVGKTDVALQVAERTGAEIVSCDSVAVYRYLDIGSAKPTPEQRAKVPHHLLDVVDPDEPYNVAQYVVDAEKAIADIWRRGKPVLVVGGTTLYLSALLEGLDLPLAPPNPEVRQRLLKWAESEGAAALHRRLRAIDPVAAQRIHPHDLVRLVRALEVFEITGKPISAFWSDAWQSPRLHRYPDARVIGLICDRLHLWQRLEHRMHRLLAQGWLDEIQWLLEQGYSPALKSLRSLGYREFVQVVLGHWTLEQGQREYLRRAKAFAKRQWYWLKRRPYVRWVGTTDKSTAQIAETVLTLLR